Proteins from a genomic interval of Aureimonas sp. AU20:
- the pyrH gene encoding UMP kinase — translation MTVRFKRVLLKVSGEALMGRQGFGIDVAVADRIAGDIREARDLGVEISVVIGGGNIFRGVAVASKGGDRVTGDHMGMLATVINALALRTSLTKLGIDAIVLSAIAMPEICESFSQRAALAHADRGRVVIFAGGTGNPFFTTDSAAALRAAEMGAHALFKGTQVDGIYSADPKLVPDATRFDQLTHDEVLNKGLAVMDVTAVALARENHIPIVVFSIHEQGEFGRILSGGGRSTIVSD, via the coding sequence ATGACCGTCCGTTTCAAGCGCGTTCTTCTGAAGGTTTCGGGCGAGGCGCTGATGGGGAGGCAAGGCTTCGGCATCGACGTTGCCGTGGCCGATCGCATCGCCGGCGACATTCGCGAAGCGCGCGACCTCGGCGTCGAGATCTCCGTGGTGATCGGCGGCGGCAATATCTTTCGCGGCGTCGCCGTGGCCTCCAAGGGCGGCGATCGCGTGACCGGCGATCACATGGGCATGCTGGCTACCGTCATCAACGCGCTGGCGCTTCGCACCTCGCTGACCAAGCTCGGCATAGACGCGATCGTTCTTTCGGCGATCGCCATGCCGGAAATCTGCGAAAGCTTCTCCCAGCGCGCGGCGTTGGCCCATGCCGATCGCGGACGCGTCGTCATCTTCGCCGGTGGCACCGGCAACCCGTTCTTCACGACGGATTCGGCCGCCGCGCTGCGCGCCGCCGAGATGGGCGCCCATGCGCTCTTCAAGGGCACGCAGGTCGACGGCATCTATTCCGCCGATCCCAAGCTCGTTCCCGATGCGACGCGCTTCGATCAGCTGACGCATGACGAGGTGCTGAACAAGGGTCTGGCGGTCATGGACGTGACCGCCGTGGCCCTGGCACGCGAGAACCATATTCCCATCGTGGTGTTCTCGATCCACGAGCAGGGCGAGTTCGGTCGAATCCTGTCGGGCGGCGGCCGCTCGACCATCGTTTCCGACTGA
- a CDS encoding RidA family protein, translating into MSSTISSRLADAGIQLPQAAAPAANYVPWVRFGNLLQTSGQLPLADGKIAVSGKLGGGVALEDGQLAARHCAINILAQAQAALGDLETIGRLLKLTVFVASEVGFTEQHKVANGASDFLVQILGDRGRHARSAVGVPSLPMDAAVEIEALFEIA; encoded by the coding sequence ATGAGCAGCACGATCAGCAGCCGCTTGGCCGACGCCGGTATCCAGTTGCCCCAGGCGGCCGCCCCGGCGGCCAATTATGTGCCTTGGGTCCGCTTTGGCAACCTGCTCCAGACCTCAGGCCAGTTGCCGCTGGCCGATGGCAAGATCGCGGTGTCGGGAAAGCTCGGCGGCGGCGTGGCGCTGGAGGACGGCCAGCTTGCGGCGCGCCATTGCGCCATCAACATCCTGGCGCAGGCCCAGGCCGCGTTGGGCGATCTGGAGACGATCGGCCGCCTCCTGAAGCTTACCGTCTTCGTGGCCAGCGAGGTGGGCTTCACGGAGCAGCATAAGGTGGCCAACGGTGCATCCGACTTCCTCGTGCAGATCCTGGGCGATCGCGGTCGTCATGCCCGTTCGGCCGTGGGCGTTCCCTCGCTGCCGATGGATGCGGCGGTCGAGATCGAAGCTTTGTTCGAGATCGCCTGA
- the tsf gene encoding translation elongation factor Ts translates to MTISASMVKDLREKTGAGMMDCKTALAETNGDMEAAIDWLRAKGIAKADKKSGRTAAEGLVGVAAGENKAVVVEVNSETDFVARNEAFQTLVRDIANVALTTDGSIDAVAAVTYPASGKPVSDTIKDAIATIGENMSLRRSVQLTVSNGIVATYVHNQVAEGLGKMGVLVAIESDGDKAILGAFGRQVAMHVAATSPLSLTETEIDPATVEREKAVFSEQARQSGKPDNIIEKMVEGRLRKFYEEVVLTKQAFVINPDLTVEKALEAAAKEAGAPAKITGFVRFALGEGIEREQSDFAAEVAAAAGKK, encoded by the coding sequence ATGACGATCTCCGCTTCGATGGTGAAGGACCTGCGCGAGAAGACCGGCGCGGGTATGATGGACTGCAAGACCGCGCTGGCCGAGACCAATGGCGACATGGAGGCCGCGATCGACTGGCTTCGCGCCAAGGGTATCGCCAAGGCCGACAAGAAGTCGGGCCGCACGGCTGCCGAGGGTCTGGTCGGCGTCGCCGCCGGCGAGAACAAGGCCGTCGTCGTCGAGGTCAACTCTGAGACCGACTTCGTCGCTCGCAACGAGGCCTTCCAGACGCTCGTTCGTGACATCGCCAACGTCGCGCTCACCACGGATGGCTCGATCGACGCGGTCGCCGCCGTGACCTATCCCGCCAGCGGCAAGCCGGTTTCGGACACGATCAAGGACGCGATCGCCACGATCGGCGAGAATATGAGCCTGCGTCGCTCCGTTCAGCTGACCGTGTCAAACGGCATCGTCGCGACCTATGTCCACAATCAGGTCGCCGAAGGCCTGGGCAAGATGGGCGTTCTCGTCGCGATCGAGTCGGACGGCGACAAGGCCATTCTCGGCGCCTTCGGCCGTCAGGTGGCCATGCACGTTGCGGCCACGAGCCCGCTCTCGCTGACCGAGACCGAGATCGATCCGGCAACGGTCGAGCGCGAAAAGGCCGTGTTCTCCGAACAGGCCCGCCAGTCGGGCAAGCCGGACAACATCATCGAGAAGATGGTCGAAGGCCGCCTGCGCAAGTTCTACGAGGAAGTCGTGCTGACCAAGCAGGCCTTCGTCATCAATCCCGACCTCACGGTCGAGAAGGCGCTCGAGGCCGCCGCGAAGGAAGCGGGCGCACCGGCCAAGATCACCGGTTTCGTCCGCTTCGCTCTCGGCGAAGGCATCGAGCGCGAGCAGAGCGACTTCGCGGCCGAAGTCGCGGCGGCTGCCGGCAAGAAATAA
- a CDS encoding glycerophosphodiester phosphodiesterase family protein has product MNTDWLKDRPIAHRGLHDGNQTVFENSMSAFQAAIDGGFAIECDVHLSSDKVPVVFHDSHLGRMTGRDALLREFSTAELSTLRFGSSSDTIPTLADLLRLVDGRVPLVVELKGESEAEDQGFAEAVAAVASGYEGPLAFMSFDAWLLHQTDAFGGAYPIGLTAEGTRPDVLTEHRALFERRCDFTSYNVHHLPNAFVEWVRSERGAPVISWTIRTPAEAQKSELHADQITFEGFTPAR; this is encoded by the coding sequence ATGAACACTGACTGGCTCAAGGATCGCCCGATCGCCCATCGCGGTCTTCATGACGGCAATCAGACGGTTTTCGAAAACTCGATGTCGGCCTTCCAAGCCGCCATCGACGGTGGCTTTGCCATCGAGTGCGACGTTCACCTCTCCTCAGACAAGGTACCGGTCGTGTTTCACGACAGCCATCTCGGGCGCATGACAGGGCGCGACGCCTTGCTGCGAGAGTTTTCGACCGCGGAGCTCTCCACGCTGCGGTTCGGCTCCTCCAGCGATACGATCCCGACCTTGGCCGACCTTCTGCGTCTCGTGGATGGCCGCGTTCCTCTCGTGGTGGAACTCAAGGGCGAGAGCGAGGCAGAGGACCAAGGCTTCGCGGAAGCCGTGGCGGCTGTCGCATCAGGCTATGAAGGTCCGCTGGCCTTCATGTCCTTCGACGCTTGGCTGCTTCACCAGACGGATGCTTTCGGCGGCGCCTACCCGATCGGCCTGACGGCTGAGGGAACCAGGCCGGACGTTCTGACCGAGCACCGCGCGCTTTTCGAGCGGCGCTGCGACTTCACGTCCTATAACGTTCATCATCTTCCGAACGCATTCGTGGAATGGGTTCGAAGTGAGCGCGGCGCGCCCGTCATCAGTTGGACGATCCGCACTCCGGCCGAGGCGCAAAAGAGTGAGCTTCACGCGGATCAGATCACGTTCGAGGGGTTCACGCCAGCGCGCTGA
- the clpA gene encoding ATP-dependent Clp protease ATP-binding subunit ClpA: protein MPTFSQSLEKSLHQALTYANERHQEFATLEHLLLALLDDKDAANVMRGCSVDLDALRGSLVEYIDTELANLVSGSDDDSKPTAGFHRVIQRAVIHVQSSGRDEVTGANVLVAIFAERESHAAFFLQEQEMTRYDAVNFISHGISKRPGASEGRTVRGTEDEQSVMGNEDEGRRKTAQDALTAYCVNLNEKAKTGRIDPLIGRASEISRTIQVLCRRSKNNPLYVGDPGVGKTAIAEGLAKRIVEGDVPEVLADATIFSLDMGTLLAGTRYRGDFEERLKQVVKELEEYPGAVLFIDEIHTVIGAGATSGGAMDASNLLKPALSSGAIRCIGSTTYKEYRQFFEKDRALVRRFQKIDVAEPTVEDAISILKGLKPYFEEFHHVKFSNDAIRSAVELSARYINDRKLPDKAIDVIDETGASQMLLPEPKRKKSIGVKEIEATVATMARIPPKSVSKDDEEVLSNLNEQLKRVVYGQDAAIENLTTAIKLARAGLREPEKPIGSYLFSGPTGVGKTEVAKQLASALGIELLRFDMSEYMERHTVSRLIGAPPGYVGFDQGGLLTDGVDQHPHCVLLLDEIEKAHPDLFNILLQVMDHGKLTDHNGKKIDFRNVILIMTTNAGASEAQKAAIGFGSSRRTGDEAEAINRLFTPEFRNRLDAIIPFGALPTPVIHEVVQKFVMQLEAQLSERGVTFELTQEAIAWLAEKGYDEHMGARPLGRVIQEHVKKPLADEVLFGKLKRGGTVKVTVVTDETGAKKLHLEAIADESFTKPRKPGEARMRRAKVGPNGEDVIEEDDEDEFLEEDEDAELSTAEAEAEQAPEEPAPRGGKRAGTVPKVPRKLN from the coding sequence TTGCCGACATTTTCTCAAAGCCTCGAAAAGTCGCTGCACCAGGCGCTGACCTACGCCAACGAACGCCATCAGGAATTCGCAACTCTCGAACATCTCCTCCTGGCTCTGCTGGACGATAAGGACGCGGCCAACGTCATGCGCGGCTGCAGCGTCGATCTCGACGCGCTGCGCGGATCGCTCGTCGAATATATCGACACGGAATTGGCCAATCTCGTCAGCGGCAGCGACGACGACTCCAAGCCGACCGCCGGTTTCCATCGCGTGATCCAGCGCGCGGTGATCCATGTCCAATCATCCGGGCGCGACGAAGTGACGGGGGCCAACGTGCTCGTCGCCATCTTCGCCGAACGGGAAAGCCATGCCGCCTTCTTCCTGCAGGAGCAGGAGATGACGCGTTACGATGCCGTGAATTTCATTTCTCATGGAATTTCCAAGCGGCCTGGGGCCTCGGAAGGCCGCACGGTTCGCGGAACGGAGGACGAGCAGTCGGTCATGGGGAACGAGGACGAAGGGCGTCGCAAGACGGCGCAGGATGCCCTGACCGCCTATTGCGTCAATTTGAACGAGAAGGCCAAGACGGGTCGCATCGACCCGTTGATCGGCCGCGCCAGCGAGATCAGCCGGACCATTCAGGTCCTCTGCCGCCGGTCCAAGAACAACCCGCTCTATGTCGGCGATCCCGGCGTCGGCAAGACGGCGATCGCCGAAGGCTTGGCCAAGCGCATCGTCGAAGGCGACGTGCCGGAGGTTCTGGCGGACGCCACGATCTTCTCCCTCGACATGGGCACGCTGCTCGCTGGTACGCGCTATCGCGGCGACTTCGAGGAGCGGCTGAAGCAGGTCGTCAAGGAACTCGAGGAGTATCCCGGCGCGGTTCTCTTCATCGACGAGATCCACACTGTGATCGGTGCCGGCGCCACGTCCGGCGGCGCGATGGACGCTTCCAACCTCCTGAAACCCGCTCTCTCGTCCGGCGCGATCCGCTGCATCGGCTCGACGACCTATAAGGAATACCGCCAGTTCTTCGAGAAGGACCGTGCGCTTGTGCGCCGCTTCCAGAAGATCGACGTGGCGGAACCGACGGTCGAAGACGCGATCTCGATCCTCAAGGGCCTCAAGCCGTATTTCGAAGAGTTCCACCATGTGAAATTCTCGAACGACGCGATCCGCTCTGCGGTCGAGCTTTCGGCGCGCTACATCAACGATCGCAAACTCCCCGACAAGGCGATCGACGTGATCGACGAGACGGGCGCGTCGCAGATGCTCCTACCCGAGCCGAAGCGGAAGAAGAGCATCGGCGTCAAGGAGATCGAGGCAACCGTCGCGACCATGGCGCGCATCCCGCCGAAGTCCGTGTCGAAGGATGACGAGGAGGTTCTGTCCAACCTCAACGAGCAGCTGAAGCGCGTCGTCTACGGTCAGGACGCGGCGATCGAGAACCTGACGACCGCAATCAAGCTGGCCCGCGCCGGGCTTCGCGAACCGGAGAAGCCGATCGGCTCCTACCTGTTCTCGGGTCCGACGGGCGTCGGCAAGACGGAAGTCGCCAAGCAGCTGGCGTCGGCGCTCGGTATCGAGCTTCTGCGCTTCGACATGTCGGAATATATGGAACGCCACACGGTCTCGCGGCTGATCGGCGCCCCTCCGGGCTATGTCGGCTTCGACCAGGGCGGCCTGCTGACCGACGGTGTGGACCAGCATCCGCATTGCGTGCTTCTGCTCGACGAAATTGAGAAGGCCCATCCCGACCTGTTCAACATTCTGTTGCAGGTCATGGATCACGGCAAGCTCACCGATCACAACGGCAAGAAGATCGACTTCCGCAATGTGATCCTCATCATGACGACCAATGCCGGCGCTTCGGAAGCACAGAAGGCGGCGATCGGCTTCGGCTCCAGCCGGCGCACGGGCGACGAAGCGGAGGCCATCAACCGCCTGTTCACGCCGGAGTTCCGCAACCGTCTGGATGCGATCATTCCGTTCGGTGCCCTGCCGACCCCGGTGATTCACGAGGTCGTGCAGAAGTTCGTCATGCAGTTGGAAGCCCAGCTCTCCGAGCGCGGCGTGACCTTCGAACTCACGCAGGAAGCCATCGCCTGGCTGGCGGAAAAGGGCTACGACGAGCATATGGGGGCCCGGCCGCTCGGCCGGGTCATCCAGGAACACGTCAAGAAGCCACTGGCGGACGAAGTCCTGTTCGGGAAGCTCAAGCGTGGCGGTACGGTCAAAGTCACGGTCGTAACCGACGAGACCGGCGCCAAGAAGCTGCACCTCGAAGCGATCGCCGACGAGAGCTTCACCAAGCCGCGCAAGCCCGGCGAGGCGCGCATGCGCCGCGCCAAGGTGGGGCCCAACGGCGAGGACGTGATCGAAGAGGATGACGAGGACGAATTCCTCGAAGAGGACGAGGACGCGGAACTCTCGACCGCGGAGGCCGAGGCCGAGCAGGCGCCAGAGGAGCCTGCTCCTCGCGGCGGAAAGCGGGCGGGAACGGTCCCGAAAGTTCCCCGCAAGCTGAATTGA
- the frr gene encoding ribosome recycling factor codes for MAGPDLNELKRRMDGAVTSFRGDLAGLRTGRASANLLDPIVVSAYGSQMPLNQVANVTVPEPRMVAVSVWDKGMVGAVERAIRESSLGLNPITDGSTLRIPLPELNEQRRKELAKVAHTYAESARVAARHVRRDGMETLKKAEKDGDVSQDDSRVMADRIQKMTDETITEIDKSLSVKEAEIMQV; via the coding sequence ATGGCCGGTCCGGATCTGAACGAACTGAAGCGTCGCATGGATGGCGCGGTGACCTCCTTCCGGGGAGACCTTGCAGGCCTGCGCACAGGCCGGGCCTCAGCCAACCTCCTGGACCCGATCGTGGTCTCCGCCTACGGCTCGCAGATGCCGCTCAATCAGGTCGCCAACGTTACGGTGCCCGAGCCGCGCATGGTTGCCGTGTCCGTGTGGGACAAGGGAATGGTCGGCGCCGTGGAGCGTGCGATCCGCGAGAGCAGTCTCGGCCTCAACCCCATCACCGACGGTTCGACCCTTCGCATCCCCCTGCCGGAGCTGAACGAGCAGCGCCGCAAGGAACTTGCCAAGGTCGCCCACACCTATGCCGAGAGCGCCCGTGTAGCCGCTCGCCACGTGCGCCGGGATGGGATGGAGACCTTGAAAAAGGCAGAAAAAGACGGTGACGTGAGCCAGGACGACAGCCGCGTCATGGCAGATCGAATCCAGAAAATGACCGACGAGACGATCACCGAGATTGATAAGTCGCTTTCCGTCAAGGAAGCCGAAATCATGCAGGTCTAG
- a CDS encoding EipB family protein: MRLRHLAFCALLSTLGVACAEAASLVPQEAVYDLTLDQPGSGVNGAEGRIALQLKNDTCEAMSLDYRFVVRFQEDTELTVTDQHTLSKESRDGRRFEFETRTTIDGAPQEAVKGKAVTEGEKTRIDYELPVVRQTEIEKAAFPLNHTAEIIEQAKAGQRIFETRLFDGDNEAEKDLTTTVIIAPTSAKPTERTVDSIEKRLEGIRSWMIVESYYNSDSDRDGLPIFETRYRLYENGVSDELKMNFGAYTLKGRLSHLELLPDECGKRP, encoded by the coding sequence ATGCGGCTTCGTCATCTGGCCTTTTGCGCCTTGCTTTCAACGCTGGGCGTCGCTTGCGCCGAAGCCGCGAGCCTCGTGCCGCAGGAAGCCGTCTATGACCTGACGCTCGATCAGCCCGGCTCAGGGGTCAACGGCGCAGAGGGGCGGATCGCGCTGCAACTCAAGAACGACACCTGCGAGGCGATGAGCCTCGACTATCGCTTCGTGGTCCGGTTTCAGGAGGACACAGAGCTGACCGTGACCGATCAGCATACGCTGTCCAAAGAATCGCGGGACGGGCGCCGCTTCGAGTTCGAAACGCGCACGACGATCGACGGCGCGCCGCAGGAAGCGGTGAAGGGCAAGGCCGTGACCGAGGGCGAGAAGACGCGCATCGACTACGAACTGCCCGTCGTCCGCCAAACCGAGATCGAAAAGGCCGCCTTTCCGCTGAACCACACGGCCGAGATCATCGAGCAAGCCAAGGCCGGCCAGCGCATCTTCGAAACCCGTCTCTTCGATGGCGACAACGAGGCCGAGAAGGACCTGACCACCACCGTGATCATCGCGCCGACGAGTGCCAAGCCGACCGAGCGCACGGTGGACTCGATCGAAAAGCGGCTCGAAGGGATTCGCTCCTGGATGATCGTCGAGTCCTATTACAACAGCGACAGCGACCGGGACGGTTTGCCGATCTTCGAAACCCGGTATCGCCTGTATGAGAACGGCGTGTCGGACGAGCTGAAGATGAACTTCGGCGCCTATACGCTAAAGGGTCGCCTGTCGCATCTGGAGCTGCTGCCGGACGAGTGCGGCAAGCGTCCCTAA
- a CDS encoding GNAT family N-acetyltransferase, with protein MDDCDQEPSTTPGELTLRVVESVSDVEPALWDGLALVDPAHSLNPFLSHAFLECLEASKSVGRKAGWLPQHLILSDETGRTVAVAPGYLKSHSQGEYVFDQGWADAFERAGGRYYPKLQLSVPFTPVTGPRLLVGAGSDAEVLRHALGQAVKGYVKATGVSSAHATFLTQPDLAALSDGEFLHRTDQQFHFINRGYADYEAFLETLASRKRKGLRKERRDALANGITIERLTGATLTEAAWDAFFGFYMDTGSRKWGRPYLNRAFFSLLGERLGDKVLLVMAKREGRYIAGALNLVGSGRVYGRYWGCVEDHPFLHFEVCYHQAIDYAIENGLEVVEAGAQGEHKLARGYEPVTTHSAHYIQHPGLRHAVEDYLERERRDVERMHDILSDHTPFRKSDGMELDPS; from the coding sequence ATGGACGATTGTGATCAGGAACCATCCACCACCCCCGGCGAACTGACGCTCCGGGTGGTGGAGAGCGTTTCGGATGTCGAACCAGCCTTGTGGGATGGATTGGCGCTGGTCGATCCCGCCCATTCGCTGAACCCCTTCCTCAGCCACGCCTTCCTCGAATGCCTCGAGGCGTCCAAAAGCGTCGGGCGCAAGGCCGGCTGGCTGCCGCAGCATCTGATCCTGTCGGATGAAACCGGACGGACTGTCGCCGTCGCCCCCGGCTATCTCAAAAGCCATAGCCAGGGCGAATACGTGTTCGACCAAGGCTGGGCGGATGCGTTCGAGCGCGCGGGCGGTCGCTATTATCCCAAGCTCCAACTGTCGGTGCCGTTCACGCCGGTCACCGGCCCTCGCCTTCTGGTCGGCGCCGGATCGGACGCCGAGGTTCTGCGCCATGCGCTGGGCCAAGCCGTGAAAGGCTATGTCAAGGCCACGGGCGTCTCGTCGGCGCACGCGACGTTCCTGACGCAGCCCGACCTCGCCGCATTATCGGACGGCGAGTTCCTGCATCGCACCGATCAGCAGTTCCACTTCATCAATCGGGGCTATGCCGACTACGAGGCCTTTCTCGAAACGCTGGCGTCCCGCAAGCGCAAAGGGCTGCGCAAGGAGCGGCGCGATGCCTTGGCGAACGGCATCACGATCGAGCGGCTGACCGGCGCAACACTGACGGAAGCTGCCTGGGACGCGTTTTTCGGCTTCTACATGGACACGGGCAGTCGCAAATGGGGGCGCCCTTATCTCAACCGCGCCTTCTTTTCGCTACTGGGCGAACGCCTCGGTGACAAGGTTCTGCTCGTCATGGCGAAGCGAGAGGGCCGCTACATCGCCGGGGCGCTCAACCTCGTAGGGTCCGGGCGCGTCTACGGCCGTTACTGGGGATGCGTCGAAGACCACCCCTTCCTGCATTTCGAGGTCTGCTACCACCAAGCGATCGACTATGCGATCGAGAACGGGCTGGAGGTGGTGGAGGCCGGTGCGCAGGGCGAACACAAGCTCGCGCGTGGCTATGAGCCGGTTACGACCCATTCCGCCCACTACATTCAGCATCCCGGCCTTCGCCATGCCGTCGAGGATTATCTCGAACGCGAGCGCCGCGATGTCGAGCGGATGCACGATATCCTCTCCGACCACACGCCCTTTCGTAAGTCTGATGGAATGGAGCTTGATCCCTCCTAG
- a CDS encoding HIT family protein, which translates to MMTQYDDTNIFAKILRGEVPSTKIFETDQLVAIMDVMPQSKGHCLVIPKTPSRNLLDADDVVLQEVIVATARLARAAKQAFEADGVSVMQFNEAAGGQSVFHLHVHVIPRFEGVALRPHGSSGMADPAVLAEQAEQIRQHLV; encoded by the coding sequence CTGATGACTCAGTACGACGACACGAACATCTTCGCGAAAATCCTGCGTGGGGAGGTTCCCAGCACCAAGATCTTCGAGACTGACCAGCTCGTCGCGATCATGGACGTCATGCCCCAGTCCAAGGGCCATTGCCTCGTGATCCCCAAGACCCCCTCTCGAAATCTGCTCGATGCCGACGACGTGGTTCTGCAGGAGGTCATAGTCGCGACGGCGCGGCTCGCACGTGCGGCGAAGCAGGCGTTCGAAGCCGACGGGGTGTCGGTGATGCAGTTCAACGAGGCGGCGGGCGGACAGAGCGTCTTCCACCTTCATGTCCACGTTATCCCGCGTTTCGAAGGCGTGGCGCTGCGCCCGCATGGCAGTTCGGGCATGGCGGACCCGGCCGTTCTGGCCGAACAAGCCGAACAGATCCGGCAACACCTCGTTTAG
- the rpsB gene encoding 30S ribosomal protein S2 — MALPDYSMRQLLEAGVHFGHQTHRWNPKMAPYIFGARNNIHIIDLAQTVPLLHKALQSVSDTVSRGGRVLFVGTKRQASEIIADAANRSAQYYVNARWLGGMLTNWKTISNSIQRLRKLDELLSGEAQGFTKKERLNLQRERDKLDRALGGIKDMGGVPDMIFIIDTNKESIAIEEAKRLGIPVVAVVDSNCDPSRIDYPIPGNDDAARAITLYCDLIARAAVDGIARQQGSMGVDIGAMEEAPIEPALEGEATDETEASAAA, encoded by the coding sequence ATGGCTCTGCCTGACTATTCCATGCGTCAGCTCCTCGAAGCTGGCGTCCACTTCGGACACCAGACCCATCGCTGGAACCCGAAGATGGCGCCCTACATCTTCGGTGCGCGCAACAACATCCACATCATCGACCTCGCGCAGACGGTTCCGCTTCTGCACAAGGCGCTGCAGTCCGTGTCCGACACGGTCTCGCGCGGCGGTCGCGTGCTCTTCGTCGGCACCAAGCGCCAGGCGTCCGAGATCATCGCCGACGCGGCGAACCGCTCGGCCCAGTATTACGTCAACGCCCGCTGGCTCGGCGGCATGCTGACGAACTGGAAGACGATCTCGAACTCGATCCAGCGTCTTCGCAAGCTCGACGAGCTCCTGTCGGGTGAGGCCCAGGGCTTCACCAAGAAGGAGCGTCTCAACCTGCAGCGCGAGCGCGACAAGCTCGACCGCGCTTTGGGCGGCATCAAGGACATGGGCGGCGTGCCGGACATGATCTTTATCATTGACACCAACAAGGAGTCGATCGCGATCGAAGAGGCCAAGCGCCTCGGCATTCCGGTCGTCGCCGTGGTCGATTCGAACTGCGATCCCTCGCGCATCGATTACCCGATCCCGGGCAATGACGACGCCGCGCGCGCCATCACCCTCTATTGCGACCTGATCGCCCGCGCCGCCGTCGACGGCATCGCGCGCCAGCAGGGCTCGATGGGCGTGGACATCGGCGCGATGGAAGAGGCTCCGATCGAGCCCGCGCTCGAAGGCGAAGCGACGGACGAGACCGAAGCGTCCGCCGCGGCCTGA
- a CDS encoding AzlD domain-containing protein, which translates to MSWLDTSYRALVAPWWPFLFILLAGWLPTDVWRWLGVLSSGRIDEKSTLIVAARAIATGLVAAVIGRLLLFPGGSLATIPDWIRIAALAGGFCAYLWLGRQTLVAILVAEIILLGVPWAMGLL; encoded by the coding sequence ATGAGCTGGCTCGATACCAGCTACAGGGCGCTTGTCGCGCCCTGGTGGCCGTTCCTGTTCATCCTTCTGGCAGGCTGGCTACCGACGGATGTCTGGCGCTGGCTCGGTGTCCTGTCGTCGGGTCGGATCGACGAGAAGTCGACCCTGATCGTTGCTGCCCGCGCCATCGCGACGGGTCTGGTCGCCGCCGTGATCGGGCGCCTGCTCCTGTTTCCCGGCGGATCGCTGGCCACGATCCCGGATTGGATTCGGATCGCGGCGCTGGCCGGCGGCTTCTGCGCCTATCTTTGGCTCGGCCGCCAAACGCTGGTCGCGATCCTCGTGGCCGAGATCATTCTCCTCGGCGTTCCCTGGGCGATGGGACTTCTATAG
- a CDS encoding AzlC family ABC transporter permease produces the protein MDGSDVLTVEETRFWVRKGMGQILSAPALILVTAHLGFAGLARDAGISWFEASFMVFTIWALPANLILLGAITAGLSLAAAAVAIGLSSLRLMPMVIALVPEMRAEGTRKRTLLVLSHFVAVTAWVVARERFPTVPRRYRTAYFAGFGVTLTVVNTLVVAFAFNLMGQLPALVTGALAFLTPVYFLTSLYGSAGDLTGRLALFLGMAAIVPANWLAPDFDILIAGITAGLASLLVGRLAEGRRA, from the coding sequence ATGGATGGCTCGGACGTCCTGACGGTCGAGGAAACGCGCTTCTGGGTCCGCAAGGGCATGGGGCAGATCCTGTCCGCGCCAGCGTTGATTCTCGTCACCGCGCATCTGGGCTTCGCGGGTCTGGCGCGCGACGCCGGCATCAGCTGGTTCGAGGCCTCCTTCATGGTCTTCACCATCTGGGCCCTACCGGCCAATCTCATTCTGCTCGGCGCCATCACCGCTGGCCTGTCGCTCGCGGCCGCGGCCGTCGCCATCGGGCTGTCTTCGCTGCGTCTGATGCCGATGGTGATCGCGCTGGTGCCGGAGATGCGGGCCGAGGGCACGCGCAAGCGCACGCTCCTCGTCCTGTCGCATTTCGTCGCCGTCACCGCCTGGGTCGTGGCGCGCGAGCGCTTCCCCACGGTGCCACGGCGCTATCGCACGGCCTATTTCGCGGGTTTTGGCGTGACGCTGACCGTCGTCAACACGCTGGTCGTCGCCTTCGCCTTCAATCTCATGGGCCAGTTGCCGGCGCTAGTCACAGGCGCGCTGGCCTTTCTCACGCCGGTCTATTTCCTCACCTCGCTTTATGGCTCGGCGGGCGACCTCACCGGACGGCTGGCGCTGTTTCTCGGCATGGCGGCGATCGTGCCGGCCAATTGGCTGGCGCCCGATTTCGACATCCTTATCGCTGGAATAACTGCCGGCCTCGCGTCGCTGCTTGTCGGACGATTGGCGGAGGGGCGGCGGGCATGA